AACTTCAGGATGCTTCCAACTTTACCAGATACTTTAAAGGGATTAAGCTTTCTGTACAGGAAACTGATAGATATCTTTTCCAGTTCTCACCAGATGATATGGAATTGATCATGTATTATAAATATGATAAGACTGAAAACGGTGTAGCATCAAGGCCACAAACAACGCTTAAGTTTAACCTAGGAAACCTGAATGCTCATATTGGTCAATATGAATATGACAGAACAACATCTAAAGTGAAAGATGTATTGAATGCAATCAATAAGACTGATGGTGATCCAAAACTTTATGTTCAGGGAATGGGAGGTCCATCAATAGGACTTCAGATTCCTGATCAGACAATTAATAAGCTTAAAGAATTATTTGCAAAAGATAAAATAGGTATTGTAGGTGCTAAAATTAGGATGTATGCAGATCCTTTAACCTGGAAAAATACACATTCTGTAGATGGAGACCGCAAATTTACATTGGTACCACTGGTACTTAAAGATGGTAAACTTGATTATTCAAATTTAAGTTTTTCATCAGATGTAGTGGCTGGACTTAATATGTATATTTATGGTAAGAAAACAGATACAACTCCTGAATACTACGACTTCGTAGTGACAAAGACATTGAAGAATATTGTTGAAAGGCCAGCTACTGCTACTGCGGCGGAGTTGGAAAATAGACCATTGCTTGTTAACTTGGGAACTTTTGTGAAAAATTCACAAGGAGCGGCAGCTGGTGCTAAATTTACCACAAGAGCAATCGATATGAACAGAGCTATTTTTGTAGGAAGTGATGCTTCGAATGCCAATAAAATTCAGTTGATGGTTACCTATGCAACAAAGAAAATAAATTAAAACACAATAAAACACTAGACAAAAAATATGTGCGGAATAGTAGGATATACAGGTTTTCAAGATGCTTATGAGATCGTAATTAACGGTCTTAGAAGATTGGAATACAGAGGATATGACAGTGCAGGAATTGTTTTAGAAGGTTCAGACAATAAGTTTGAAGTACAAAAAACAAAAGGGAAGGTAGAGGATTTGGTGAATATTTCGAAAGAATTGAAAGGAACAGCCAAAATTGGTATGGGACACACCCGTTGGGCAACTCACGGAGTTCCTAGTGATAGAAACTCTCACCCACATTTGTCAAATAATGGAAAAATAGCACTTGTACATAATGGTATTATTGAAAATTATGATACCATTAAGAAAATGCTGGCCGAAAAAGGATTTACTTTCCAATCTGAAACAGATACTGAAGTATTGGTAAACCTGGTTCAGTATTTTATGGATCTTAATCCTGAGATTGATTTTCCAACAGCAGTAAGATATGCGTTGAACGAAGTATATGGAGCATATGCCATTACAGTTCTTCATGAGGATTATCCTGGAGTTTTGGTTGTAGGAAGATTAGGTTCTCCTTTAGCAATCGGTATTGGAGATAAAGAATATTTTATTGCTTCTGATGCTTCTCCTTTCGTAGAGTTTACAAAAGAAGCAATCTACCTTGAAGAAGGCCATATGGCGACTATATCTCTGGAAAACGGAGTAGATATCAGAACAATTAATGAAAATTCTAAAATTGAGCCTGAAATTCAAGAGCTTAAGTTAAGCTTAGAGCAAATTGAAAAAGGTGGATATGAGCATTTCATGCTTAAAGAAATCTTTGAACAGCCTAAGTCTATCCACGATACGATGAGAGGAAGA
This genomic interval from Chryseobacterium joostei contains the following:
- a CDS encoding DUF4270 family protein, producing the protein MTHNLKKTFAILSLAIFGSAILYNCEPDPDSLGEQLFNKDAAKGEEVSYPIIAYNINNNDTVRSDASKLITGLSGTGVALSAGVLGSFTESQFGMQKASYVTQLRMPVDNFDFNGDNAKIDSVVLVVRPPANTMDDTYYIADSIKAPGAYDKNDFMVGTETVPVSIEKKSYPVRKYGKIGGASKSMTINVHEVTTFLDTNNESFQRSNANISTGELLGSAVFDGNVSTVTVTKKSDNSNLFTGNLGFRIKLSNTDFFKTHIIDKKGKPELQDASNFTRYFKGIKLSVQETDRYLFQFSPDDMELIMYYKYDKTENGVASRPQTTLKFNLGNLNAHIGQYEYDRTTSKVKDVLNAINKTDGDPKLYVQGMGGPSIGLQIPDQTINKLKELFAKDKIGIVGAKIRMYADPLTWKNTHSVDGDRKFTLVPLVLKDGKLDYSNLSFSSDVVAGLNMYIYGKKTDTTPEYYDFVVTKTLKNIVERPATATAAELENRPLLVNLGTFVKNSQGAAAGAKFTTRAIDMNRAIFVGSDASNANKIQLMVTYATKKIN